ACAGACGGTTTGCAAGTGGTGAACAACGCGGCGTACTTGCACACGAATTTGGCGATTCAGTACCAAGCGGCGGTGGATTGGCTGGCGATAACTCCGCCTCTATCGGGCACAGTTGAGCCGGGACAATGCGTAACGGTGGACGTGACGTTTGACGCTGGTGATTTGCCTGCAGGGACGTACACAGGCAATCTTCAGGTGTCAAGCAACGATCCGGACGAAGCACAAGTGAACGTGCCGGTGAATTTCACGGTCGGTTCATTTGATCCTCCGACGAGCCTGACGATTTATTATTTGCCGACGACGAATCAACTGCAATTCATCTGGACGGGGACAGGCGCTCCGTTTTATGAGTTGTGGTCGGCAACGGACAGCCAAGGTCCGTACAACACGCTGGAAGGAACTACACCCGGAACGTCGCTGTTGATTACCTATGATGGTTCTGTAAGGAAGTTCTTCTACGTGGTGGCGACGGACGGCACGGTTTTGGGCAGAGCGTCTCTGCCGGAGATCGGACGGAAAGAGTAACCGCATAACTTTTGATTGGCAAAGCCCCCGATGGTTTCATCGGGGGCTTTTTGATTTTGAGGTCATTCGGAGTTGCAATACGTGTTGATTGGCGTTATCTTTAGGGATGAACAGGACAATGAGGAGAGCACGAGTTATGCGCAGTATATACATTTGTTTGTTAATGGGACTGGTCATGGCGGCGAATGCAAACGCCGCGGCTCCGTCCCGCGAGGAGTTGAGGGACCAGTTGCAGTTGTTCAGGGTTGCGCAAGAGAAAGACCCGGTTCCGACAGGAATTCTGTATGACCTGGTGGTTCCGCTTTCCGGCATAGAGCGATTTGACGGTACGGAAAATTCGGAGTCCGCGGATTTCTCGACGTGGCAACAGATTGCCTATGAATTGAAGCGAGCCTCGTTGACGGAGACAGGGATTCCTGATTATCGAGAGGTTCTGCAACAGAGACAAAACGCACAGAGGAATGGCGAACATCCGCTTGCATTGCTTTTGTTTGACTATCAGCGCGCCCGTGTGACAGGTGAGAGAGACGCAGTGATTGGTTACTCGGACGGCAAAGTAACCGGAGTTCAGAGCGAGCTACTCAGACAAGAGACCGTCTTTGCGCTGACAACGCTGCATGACTGGACGTATCAGGGGCGGGATGTAATCTTCTCGTTTGATTTGAACGAAGTGTTCACGAACATGAGCGAGGTGCTTCGCATCCAGTTTGATTTCGATGACGGCCTGGGTTTCCGAGATGTGCCTAAAGACGGGAAAATGTCCGTCTCATACAACGAAACGGGAAGCAAGACTATTCAGTCGAGGATTGAGACGCGTGACGGCCGGGTGCTGCTTGGACGAAGCCGTTTTAGAGTACGTCATTTAGATGCTCCGCCGCCATCAGAGACTTGGAGCTTGACCGCGAGTCACAGCACGGGGGGGTCTCCTGCAACCGGTGAAGCGTACATACTCTATGCCCCGGGGCACACGATGCTGACACGTCCGGTGGTATTGGTCGAAGGTCTGGATTTGGACAATAGTCTGAATTGGGATGAACTGTATGACCTGATGAATCAGGAGCTGATGATTGAAACGCTGCTGAGCATCGGGTATGACGCGGTGGTGCTGAATTACGGGAATTCCACGATTGATATACGGGACAATGCCTATCTGGTGCAGGAGTTGATTGAAGAAGTAAATTCGGCGACGGGCGGTGTTTATCCTCTGGTGATAGCGGGGACAAGCCTTGGCGGCGTGACGACGCGATACGCGTTGACGTATATGGAAGCGAATAGTTTGCCGCATAATGTCGAGACGTTTATCTCTGTGGATTCTCCGCAGAATGGGGCGAATATTCCGATAGGAATCCAGTATTGGGCTGACTTTTTTTCTGGAGAGTCGGCGGAAGCGGCCGCCGCGCGGGACGCCTTGCTGACACCGGCGCCGCGTCAGCTGTTGCTGTATCATCTATCATCATCGTCAAGCGGAATTGCCAACGCCGACCCGCTATTTGCCGCATTCCAGAATAATTTGCAGTCATTGGGAGACTATCCGCAGCTGCCTCGACTTGTTTCGGTCATCAATGGAAGCGGTACGATGCAGAACAGTGGATTTGTTGATGGTGCACAGATTCTGCGGTGGCAATACGATAGTTTTCTTGTTGATATCCGGGGGAATGTGTGGGCGGTAAGCGACTCGATCAACACGAGAGTTCTGCAAGGATTGATAGACGTTATCTGGCCTTTGCCTGACGAATCACGAAACGTTTTCATCGCACCCTGTCTGCCGTGGGACAACGCACCCGGAGGGTTGACGGCCACAATGGCTGAACTGGATTCGACAGCAGCGCCGTACGGAGACATCCAGGCACTGCACCCATCACATTGCTTCATTCCCTCGGTAAGCGCGCTTGACTTGAACACAAGCAATCCGTTCTTCAATATTGACAGTGTCAGTAACATCAGTGAGTTGACGCCATTCGACGCAGTGTATTATCCGGTGCAGAATCAAGATCATGTTCAGATAACACCTGAGAATGCGGACTGGTTTCTGAGTGAGATTATCGGTCCGCTTGAGCAGCCTGTGCTGACCATCACTGCAGAAAACGACAGTATACGCCTCAGGTGGAATAACACCTTTGGTGCAAATGCGTATCATGTTTATTCGTCCGGCGAGACAGACGTTTGGCCGCCCGTTTACACGACTATAACTGCGAACGAACTGGTATTGGCAGCGGTTGATTCCGTACAATTCTTCCGGGTCAAAGCAGTGCGCGAGTAGTTATTTAGTACAGAGAATCAAAAAGCCCCGGAACTTTCCGGGGCTTTTGCATGCCGTGAAGCGCGATTATTCAGGAAAGGGTACTTTTGAGGCGTTTTCCTTCAACCATGCTGAATATGACTTGAGTTCCGGATTCAGTTTTCTCGCAAAATCCAAATCACGTACTCCGACAAATTGCTCCTGGAAGTCATACTTGAACTGGAACATGTTGCCGACATCTTCAGCACCGGGGAAGCCGAAGCCGCGATAGACATCGAAGGGAACGCTGACGTGTGCGATTTGCTTTCCGGTTGCGGCGCTAAGGCCGTCAGCCATCTGCTTTCCGGTGAGATGTTCTCCGGCGACAGCAACGGTCTTGCCGATCAGTTCATCTCCCTTTTTGAAGATACCGAAGGCACACTTGCCAATGTCTTCGGCGGCGATACCGGGGAGCTTTTTGTCCCCCATGGGAATCACCAACGCGAGGCTGCCGTCAGGTATTTTCTGCGGCCCCATTCCGAAATAGATGAGGTTTTCCCAATAGAAGCTTGTCCACAAGATGGTGGTGGGCAGACCGATTTGCGCGAAATAGGGGTCAACCTCACCCTTGCTGTCAAAATGGGGAACCTTGTACTTGCCATGCAGAGTCGGCATCGACGTGCTTTCCAACGAAAGGAAATTCCGGGTGTCTTCCAGAGAAGACCAGACGAAGTGTTTGACTCCGGCAGCTTTCGCGGCATCAGCCATGTTTTTGGCTTGACCGGTTTCTTTCACGGGGTCGAAGTGATCCCA
This genomic interval from bacterium contains the following:
- a CDS encoding NmrA/HSCARG family protein, coding for MSNKKIIAVMGATGAQGGGLVRAIAANPESGFVARAITRDVTSEKAKALSALGVEVVAANIDDVESLKKAFAGAHGVFGVTFFWDHFDPVKETGQAKNMADAAKAAGVKHFVWSSLEDTRNFLSLESTSMPTLHGKYKVPHFDSKGEVDPYFAQIGLPTTILWTSFYWENLIYFGMGPQKIPDGSLALVIPMGDKKLPGIAAEDIGKCAFGIFKKGDELIGKTVAVAGEHLTGKQMADGLSAATGKQIAHVSVPFDVYRGFGFPGAEDVGNMFQFKYDFQEQFVGVRDLDFARKLNPELKSYSAWLKENASKVPFPE